One genomic window of Arachis stenosperma cultivar V10309 chromosome 10, arast.V10309.gnm1.PFL2, whole genome shotgun sequence includes the following:
- the LOC130956350 gene encoding L-lactate dehydrogenase B-like: MQKSASSGVSLLGPGGLDLTHSFFTSILNSAPPSPTKRHNKVTVVGAGNVGMAVAQTILTQDLVDELVLVDALPDKLRGEMLDLQHAAAFLPRTKIHASTEYSVTAGSDLCIVTAGARQVSGESRLNLVQRNVSLFRSIIPPLVQHSPACVILVVSNPVDVLTYVAWKLSGFPANRVIGSGTNLDSSRFRFLIADHLDVNAHDVQAYIVGEHGDSSVALWSSISVGGVPVLSFLEKQEIAYEKVTLEKIHKAVIESADEVIRLKGYTSWAIGYSVANLARSILRDQRKVHPVSVLAKGFHGIHGGEVFLSLPSQLGRGGVIGVTNIHLTPKEAQHLRDSATAILEVQNQLPI, encoded by the coding sequence ATGCAGAAGAGCGCTTCATCAGGGGTGTCATTGCTGGGCCCAGGAGGCTTAGACCTAACACACTCCTTCTTCACCTCCATACTCAACTCTGCACCACCCTCTCCCACTAAGCGCCACAACAAGGTCACCGTAGTTGGCGCAGGAAACGTCGGAATGGCCGTAGCCCAAACCATCCTCACTCAGGACCTCGTCGACGAACTCGTCCTCGTCGATGCCCTCCCCGACAAGCTCCGCGGCGAGATGCTGGACCTGCAGCACGCCGCCGCGTTCCTTCCACGCACCAAGATCCACGCGTCCACGGAGTACTCCGTCACGGCTGGGTCTGACCTGTGCATCGTGACGGCAGGGGCACGGCAGGTGAGCGGAGAGTCAAGGCTGAACCTGGTGCAGAGGAACGTGTCCCTGTTCAGAAGCATCATTCCCCCTCTGGTTCAGCACTCGCCGGCATGTGTTATTCTTGTGGTTTCGAATCCGGTGGACGTGCTAACATATGTGGCCTGGAAGCTGTCAGGGTTTCCGGCGAACCGCGTCATCGGCTCCGGCACTAACCTGGACTCTTCCCGTTTCCGTTTCCTGATTGCCGATCATCTTGACGTCAACGCTCACGACGTTCAGGCATACATTGTAGGGGAACACGGCGACAGCTCGGTGGCCCTGTGGTCAAGCATCAGCGTGGGCGGAGTTCCGGTGCTAAGCTTTCTTGAGAAGCAAGAGATAGCGTACGAGAAAGTGACGCTGGAGAAGATACACAAGGCAGTGATAGAGAGCGCCGATGAAGTGATCCGTCTGAAAGGGTACACATCGTGGGCCATAGGGTACTCTGTGGCTAACTTGGCTCGAAGCATTCTGAGGGACCAGAGGAAGGTGCACCCCGTTTCGGTTCTTGCAAAGGGGTTTCATGGTATCCATGGAGGGGAAGTGTTTCTGAGCTTGCCGTCGCAGCTTGGTAGGGGAGGGGTCATTGGTGTTACCAACATCCATTTGACTCCCAAAGAGGCACAACACCTCAGAGACTCTGCCACCGCCATCCTTGAGGTCCAAAATCAACTTCCAATTTGA
- the LOC130957122 gene encoding 14 kDa proline-rich protein DC2.15-like: MAPKTLSLISVLIGINVLLIAQHVSGSEKGLLESKNNNNDTETESRELDCLHPKPKPQPKPQPKPQPKPTPSPTPKPKKGGCPRDTLKLGVCSSVLDNRANFSSGVPNTPCCNFFFGLYNFDAALCLCTALKGNILGIHINIPFAYSFLFNFCHIQQPQDFKCLPD, from the coding sequence ATGGCTCCCAAAACACTCTCCTTGATTTCTGTTTTGATCGGGATCAACGTTCTGTTGATTGCGCAACATGTCTCTGGAAGTGAGAAGGGTCTTTTGGAGTCCAAAAACAATAACAACGATACAGAGACAGAAAGCCGGGAATTGGATTGTCTTCACCCAAAGCCTAAGCCGCAGCCGAAGCCGCAGCCAAAGCCGCAGCCAAAGCCCACACCAAGCCCAACTCCAAAGCCCAAGAAAGGAGGATGCCCAAGGGACACATTGAAGCTGGGTGTATGCTCGAGCGTTCTGGACAACCGCGCAAACTTCTCATCGGGTGTACCAAACACTCCTTGCTGCAATTTCTTCTTCGGGCTTTATAACTTTGACGCTGCCTTGTGCCTCTGCACCGCCCTCAAGGGTAACATCCTCGGCATTCATATCAATATTCCCTTCGCCTATTCCTTCCTCTTCAACTTCTGCCACATCCAACAACCACAGGACTTCAAGTGTTTGCCTGACTAA
- the LOC130957123 gene encoding uncharacterized protein LOC130957123, producing the protein MDDRVVLKIYYYGQILLQTYEGVQFVCENPLDVVIPFTLSFEELKGVICEKIGTQRCRRISCILYRYPLPVFGGFVQFQTKYVMDEASMQEMFSMYMENRHRISCIELYIEFEQSEADRNIELEDYNSESEDEFESNYEIAGAGEDEEEAVGDMNADVAEVANALANPHPFQEPSFMRSLDLGAMHASEFPEYMNTAPPVVADGEFTVGMEFSSREAVIKAMKDYTIRRGVDYRVYESEPTTFYAKCIEYGNGCDWLIRITKMQKKYCWEIRRYNGSHTCTRSTISQDHSKLDSKTVAEAIKPLVEVDPSIKVKSVIADIQSKFNYTISYRKAWVAKQQAVESIFGSWEASYEALPIWFEAMCHKEPSAVVHFETMPAYQGDDLVPDIRVLHRVFWSFYPCIRAFRHCKPVVQVDGTHLYGKYKGCLLVAVSQDGNNNIVPIAFAIVEGETSDAWHFFLSNLRQHVVTRDGVGLISDRHDSIRSAVERSNGAWSPPRAFHMFCIRHIESNFLRKFKAPYLQKLIVNIGYSRTTREYQMRYERLKERGEAYTNWLDRIPREQYALAFDGGYRWGHMTTNLVECINSVLKGARNLPVTALVKATFYRLNELFTRKRAEAEARISAGLVFSEMVTTKLNANQRASGNIQVCCFDRENEVFEVREMPSGVEYAVDLRHYRCDCGEFQVDRIPCRHVFACCANQRLDWKVFVNDVYKMDQIRRVYRAKFRPLGNPATWPAYHGPRFVGNPFLRRVAKGRPKMTRFLNEMDTRMLRRPRQCKQCGAEGHSRSRCRQSGGPSAGPTD; encoded by the exons ATGGATGATAGAGTTGTATTGAAGATTTATTACTACGGGCAGATCTTATTACAAACATATGAGGGAGTTCAATTCGTGTGTGAAAATCCATTAGATGTTGTTATTCCATTCACATTGTCATTTGAGGAGTTGAAAGGTGTGATTTGTGAGAAGATAGGCACGCAAAGATGTAGGAGAATATCGTGTATTTTGTACAGGTATCCTTTACCTGTGTTTGGCGGGTTTGTTCAATTTCAAACCAAGTATGTGATGGACGAAGCGAGTATGCAGGAAATGTTTTCAATGTACATGGAAAATCGCCACCGAATATCGTGCATCGAATTATATATTGAGTTTGAGCAATCTGAAGCAGACCGTAACATTGAGTTGGAAGATTATAATAGTGAAAgcgaagatgaatttgaaagtaaCTATGAGATCGCCGGTGCAGGCGAGGACGAAGAAGAAGCTGTTGGCGACATGAACGCAGATGTGGCGGAAGTTGCAAATGCACTAGCAAACCCGCATCCGTTTCAAGAGCCTTCTTTCATGCGGTCGTTGGATTTAGGGGCTATGCACGCATCGGAGTTTCCGGAATATATGAATACAG CCCCTCCTGTTGTGGCGGATGGTGAGTTCACAGTGGGGATGGAATTCAGCTCAAGGGAGGCAGTAATCAAGGCAATGAAAGATTATACCATCCGGAGAGGTGTGGACTATCGGGTATATGAGTCGGAACCGACGACATTCTATGCCAAATGTATAGAATATGGGAATGGTTGTGACTGGTTGATCCGGATAACCAAAATGCAGAAGAAGTACTGTTGGGAGATAAGGAGGTACAATGGAAGTCATACCTGTACCAGGTCTACTATTTCTCAAGACCATTCGAAGCTGGATTCCAAGACAGTTGCGGAAGCAATAAAGCCGTTGGTAGAGGTTGACCCATCTATAAAGGTAAAATCTGTAATTGCTGATATCCAGTCAAAGTTTAACTACACCATCAGTTATCGCAAGGCTTGGGTAGCAAAGCAGCAGGCGGTCGAATCAATTTTCGGAAGTTGGGAAGCATCGTATGAAGCTTTGCCGATATGGTTTGAGGCCATGTGCCACAAAGAGCCATCAGCAGTGGTTCACTTTGAAACAATGCCAGCTTACCAGGGGGATGATTTGGTTCCTGATATACGTGTTCTACATAGAGTCTTCTGGAGTTTTTACCCCTGTATAAGGGCCTTCAGACACTGCAAGCCAGTGGTGCAGGTGGACGGGACTCATTTGTATGGAAAATACAAGGGTTGTTTATTGGTTGCAGTGTCACAAGATGGTAATAACAACATCGTGCCTATTGCATTTGCCATAGTGGAGGGAGAGACTTCTGATGCATGGCACTTTTTTCTGAGCAACCTGCGTCAACATGTGGTGACCCGTGATGGTGTCGGACTAATCTCCGATCGACACGATTCGATTAGGTCAGCTGTTGAACGAAGTAATGGGGCGTGGTCTCCTCCAAGAGCTTTCCATATGTTTTGCATCAGGCATATTGAGTCCAACTTCTTGAGGAAGTTCAAAGCACCTTACCTGCAGAAGCTTATCGTCAACATTG GATATTCACGGACAACCAGGGAGTACCAGATGCGTTATGAACGATTAAAGGAACGGGGTGAGGCTTACACCAATTGGCTTGATCGGATCCCTCGTGAGCAGTATGCTTTGGCATTTGATGGTGGTTACCGATGGGGTCACATGACCACCAATCTTGTGGAATGTATCAACTCCGTCCTAAAGGGTGCACGCAATCTCCCAGTCACTGCACTTGTTAAGGCGACATTTTACAGACTGAATGAGTTGTTCACTAGGAAAAGAGCTGAGGCTGAAGCCCGAATCAGTGCTGGACTTGTGTTCTCTGAGATGGTGACAACGAAGCTGAATGCAAATCAACGAGCATCAGGTAACATACAGGTTTGCTGTTTTGATAGAGAAAATGAAGTCTTCGAAGTACGCGAGATGCCTAGTGGGGTTGAGTATGCGGTTGACCTGCGCCACTATCGGTGTGATTGTGGTGAATTCCAGGTTGACCGAATTCCGTGTAGGCACGTGTTTGCGTGTTGCGCAAATCAGAGGTTGGATTGGAAAGTGTTCGTTAATGACGTTTACAAGATGGACCAAATTCGAAGAGTATACAGGGCTAAGTTTCGACCACTGGGAAATCCGGCAACGTGGCCTGCTTATCATGGACCCAGATTCGTTGGAAACCCGTTCCTAAGACGGGTTGCCAAGGGCCGGCCGAAGATGACCCGCttcttgaatgagatggacacCCGTATGTTGCGTCGCCCGAGGCAATGCAAGCAATGCGGTGCAGAGGGCCATAGTCGCAGTAGATGTCGTCAAAGTGGTGGACCGAGTGCAGGTCCAACCGACTAG